In the genome of Halobacterium noricense, one region contains:
- a CDS encoding Vms1/Ankzf1 family peptidyl-tRNA hydrolase: MLDRLLGRAALKERIEDLEAEKDSLEAQLDAEGERRSEAVRDKQAAEQRVNELEDRIIELEDRVERLRGEDGGPEFRGRRDLRGERRERVVALLDSIESTEEGVLTAYVPDDPPEDVREAFGDRAPLVERAAPCLVVRDREGLLSAALRPPNPPEAFETWDSTVQVDREWLAPTGRYALAVVRADLFALGVYEAEMGEGPQPERVHFEGFESDVKGKHSKGGFSQDRFERRRESQITEHLQKCQRALDGIEAEHVFVVGEGTLLDEFDADATAAVDATGKPEAALDDAHDTFWTVQLSLL; encoded by the coding sequence ATGCTGGACAGACTCCTCGGGCGCGCGGCACTCAAGGAGCGCATCGAGGACCTGGAAGCCGAGAAGGACTCCCTAGAGGCGCAACTGGACGCGGAGGGCGAGCGCCGCAGCGAGGCCGTCCGTGACAAACAGGCGGCCGAGCAGCGCGTCAACGAACTTGAGGACAGGATTATCGAGTTGGAGGACCGCGTCGAGCGGCTGCGCGGCGAGGACGGCGGCCCCGAGTTCAGAGGGCGTCGGGACCTCCGCGGGGAGCGCCGCGAGCGAGTCGTCGCGCTCCTCGACAGCATCGAGAGCACCGAGGAGGGCGTGCTCACGGCGTACGTGCCAGACGACCCGCCCGAGGACGTGCGGGAGGCGTTCGGCGACCGCGCGCCGCTCGTCGAGCGCGCCGCGCCCTGCCTCGTCGTCCGTGACCGCGAAGGGTTGCTTTCCGCGGCGCTCCGCCCCCCGAACCCGCCGGAGGCGTTCGAGACGTGGGATTCGACCGTGCAGGTCGACCGCGAGTGGCTCGCGCCGACCGGGCGGTACGCGCTCGCCGTCGTGCGCGCGGACCTGTTCGCGTTGGGTGTCTACGAAGCCGAGATGGGCGAGGGGCCGCAGCCCGAGCGCGTTCACTTCGAGGGGTTCGAGAGCGACGTGAAGGGCAAGCACTCGAAGGGCGGGTTCTCGCAGGACCGCTTCGAGCGCCGCCGCGAGAGCCAGATTACCGAACACCTCCAGAAGTGCCAGCGCGCGCTCGACGGCATCGAAGCCGAGCACGTGTTCGTCGTCGGCGAGGGCACCCTGCTGGACGAGTTCGACGCCGACGCCACCGCCGCCGTGGACGCCACCGGGAAGCCGGAAGCCGCGCTCGACGACGCCCACGACACGTTCTGGACGGTGCAGCTATCGCTTTTGTGA
- a CDS encoding FAD-dependent oxidoreductase, with protein MTLASVPRYDPDAIPAVGDHAVVVGASVAGMVAARVLDDAFDRVTVLDRDPLPDDASARRGVPQSRQPHVLLEAGRATLEDLFPGYGEMLVESGGLMLDWTTDLTYYQQGGVLATGPQPKVLYSASRPLFEHAIRQRLAARDGITFRGETQFVDYLADGTNDVAGVEIREGDGTESLRADLVVDATGRTSSTPSWLEAHGYDAPPVDELTVDVAYTTAVVERPPDDRRAYFVPPSPQQPRGGGVFPVEGDRWLVMLQGVHGDDPPTDIDALREFARTLPIDDFAELLETRPVVGDIAHYPFPSNRRRRYEALDEFPDGLVVLGDAVASFNPVYGQGMSVACLEAVLLGHALADGTDDLPRRFFDSASDVVDVAWLLATTADLAFDDTEGSRSLPTRLFDRYASRVVDTAHEDGEVSSTYGRVLSMEVPPTALLRPGVAVRVLRP; from the coding sequence GTGACGCTGGCGTCCGTCCCACGCTACGACCCCGACGCGATTCCCGCCGTCGGCGACCACGCGGTCGTCGTCGGCGCGAGCGTCGCCGGCATGGTCGCGGCGCGTGTGCTCGACGACGCGTTCGACCGCGTGACCGTCCTCGACCGCGACCCGCTGCCCGACGATGCCAGCGCGCGCCGCGGCGTCCCGCAGTCCCGCCAGCCCCACGTCCTCCTCGAAGCCGGGCGCGCGACCCTCGAAGACCTCTTCCCGGGCTACGGCGAGATGCTCGTCGAGTCCGGCGGGCTGATGCTCGACTGGACGACCGACCTCACGTATTACCAGCAGGGCGGCGTGCTCGCCACGGGGCCGCAGCCGAAAGTCCTGTACTCGGCGAGCCGGCCGCTGTTCGAGCACGCGATTCGCCAGCGACTCGCCGCCCGCGACGGCATCACGTTCCGCGGCGAGACGCAGTTCGTGGACTACCTCGCGGACGGCACGAACGACGTGGCGGGCGTCGAAATCCGTGAGGGCGACGGTACAGAATCACTTCGAGCAGACCTCGTAGTGGACGCTACGGGCCGCACGAGTTCGACGCCGTCGTGGCTCGAAGCCCACGGCTACGACGCGCCGCCGGTCGACGAACTCACCGTGGACGTGGCGTACACCACCGCCGTCGTCGAGCGCCCGCCCGACGACCGGCGCGCGTACTTCGTGCCACCGTCGCCCCAGCAGCCTCGCGGTGGCGGCGTGTTTCCCGTGGAGGGCGACCGCTGGCTCGTCATGCTCCAGGGCGTCCACGGCGACGACCCGCCGACGGACATCGACGCGCTCCGCGAGTTCGCGCGCACGCTCCCTATCGACGACTTTGCGGAGCTTCTCGAGACGCGACCGGTCGTCGGCGACATCGCGCACTACCCGTTCCCGTCGAACCGCCGGCGGCGCTACGAGGCCCTCGACGAGTTTCCTGACGGCCTCGTCGTGCTCGGCGACGCCGTCGCGAGCTTCAACCCCGTCTACGGGCAGGGGATGTCCGTCGCGTGCCTCGAAGCCGTCCTGCTCGGCCACGCGCTCGCCGACGGCACCGACGACCTCCCACGCCGCTTCTTCGACAGCGCCAGCGACGTCGTCGACGTCGCGTGGCTGCTCGCCACGACCGCGGACCTCGCGTTCGACGACACGGAGGGCTCGCGCTCGCTCCCGACGCGCCTGTTCGACCGCTACGCCTCCCGCGTGGTCGACACCGCGCACGAGGACGGCGAGGTGTCTTCCACGTACGGCCGCGTGCTCAGCATGGAGGTTCCGCCGACCGCGCTGCTGCGCCCCGGAGTAGCGGTTCGTGTGCTTCGGCCATAG
- a CDS encoding DUF5802 family protein: protein MFEAFSSGYYLGRLYVEPARGDRAAINSRHHERVNEQLYADDEGISRTDLPLVMKIGPAHFSVHGEDDVPERTLAVPEDVLETVAVENPPSLEAVLLAKRDHAARLFDMGAV, encoded by the coding sequence ATGTTCGAGGCGTTCTCCAGCGGTTACTACCTCGGACGGTTGTACGTCGAACCGGCGCGCGGCGACCGCGCCGCCATCAACAGCCGGCACCACGAACGGGTCAACGAGCAGCTCTACGCCGACGACGAGGGCATCTCCCGGACAGACCTCCCGCTCGTGATGAAAATCGGCCCCGCACACTTCTCGGTCCACGGCGAGGACGACGTGCCCGAGCGCACGCTCGCCGTCCCCGAGGACGTCCTCGAAACCGTAGCCGTCGAGAACCCACCGTCGCTGGAGGCAGTCCTGCTCGCGAAACGCGACCACGCCGCGCGCCTGTTCGACATGGGCGCGGTCTAA
- a CDS encoding ArsR/SmtB family transcription factor, with amino-acid sequence MDSGALLDILGNENRRRILRLLARKPCYVTEISEYLGVSPKAVIDHLRRLEDAGLVESEVDDQRRKYFHIAENLRLEVRLSPFDFGAKSAYPASADLDLTRCQHVSIRIRQDRNDDVADLAGKLQELKDLERELSLAQRWVQGRLADVQDQLGEAVGDGSERLYADVLAALASGERSASAVAAALDAPEPLVEGVLETLREQDVVERADGEWRIAE; translated from the coding sequence ATGGACTCGGGGGCACTGCTCGACATACTCGGCAACGAGAACCGGCGACGCATCCTCCGGCTGCTCGCGCGAAAACCCTGTTACGTCACGGAAATCTCGGAGTACCTCGGGGTCAGCCCGAAGGCGGTCATCGACCACCTCCGCCGGCTGGAGGACGCCGGCCTCGTCGAATCGGAGGTTGACGACCAGCGCCGCAAGTACTTCCACATCGCCGAGAACCTCCGGCTGGAGGTGCGGCTGTCGCCGTTCGACTTCGGCGCGAAGTCCGCCTACCCCGCGAGCGCGGACCTCGACCTGACGCGGTGCCAGCACGTCTCTATTCGCATCCGCCAGGACCGCAACGACGACGTCGCGGACCTCGCGGGGAAGCTCCAGGAGCTCAAGGACCTCGAACGCGAGCTGTCGCTGGCCCAGCGCTGGGTACAGGGCCGGCTCGCGGACGTCCAAGACCAACTCGGGGAAGCCGTCGGCGACGGGAGCGAACGCCTCTACGCGGACGTGCTCGCGGCGCTGGCGTCCGGCGAGCGCTCCGCGAGCGCGGTCGCCGCCGCCCTCGACGCCCCCGAGCCGCTCGTGGAGGGCGTCCTCGAAACGCTGCGCGAGCAGGACGTCGTCGAGCGCGCGGACGGCGAGTGGCGCATCGCCGAGTAG
- the gatD gene encoding Glu-tRNA(Gln) amidotransferase subunit GatD: MNQGDRVRVDRDGTTHEGVLLPSAEPDHLVVKLDSGYNVGIERDAADVEVLERDVYDVESESEEEAASEVEFDDDLPTIALISTGGTIASTVDYRTGAVTAQFDAEDVLRAVPDLAGRANYRGRVVANILSENMEPPIWQELADAVREEIEAGADGVVVMHGTDTMQYSASALSFMLDTPVPIVFTGSQRSADRPSSDNVMNAVCAVEAAKADAAEVMVCMHASESDDRCALHRGTRVRKNHTSRRDAFETVGAEPLGYVDYDEASEDATAESRGVQFTKEYAERGETDLDSSPDLDSDVELVKFTPGMDDAFFDLCEGKSGVIIEGTGLGHVHTDFIDRIEELVEDGTTVVMTSQCLDGRVCDRVYDTGRDLLDAGVVEGEDMLPGTAKVKLMWALANTESVAETMRTPLAGEITDRSVPWE; encoded by the coding sequence ATGAACCAAGGGGACCGCGTGCGCGTCGACCGCGACGGCACGACCCACGAGGGCGTGCTGTTGCCGTCGGCCGAACCCGACCACCTCGTCGTGAAACTCGACTCCGGCTACAACGTCGGCATCGAGCGCGACGCGGCCGACGTCGAAGTACTGGAGCGAGACGTCTACGACGTCGAGAGCGAATCCGAGGAGGAGGCCGCCTCCGAGGTCGAGTTCGACGACGACCTACCGACGATTGCGCTCATCTCCACGGGCGGCACCATCGCCTCCACCGTGGACTACCGCACGGGCGCCGTCACCGCGCAGTTCGACGCCGAGGACGTGCTGCGGGCGGTGCCGGACCTCGCGGGCCGCGCGAACTACCGCGGCCGCGTCGTGGCGAACATCCTCTCGGAGAACATGGAGCCGCCCATCTGGCAGGAGCTCGCCGACGCCGTCCGCGAGGAAATCGAGGCGGGTGCGGACGGCGTCGTCGTGATGCACGGCACGGACACCATGCAGTACTCCGCGAGCGCGCTCTCGTTCATGCTCGACACGCCCGTCCCCATCGTCTTCACGGGCAGCCAGCGCTCCGCGGACCGCCCGTCCTCGGACAACGTGATGAACGCGGTCTGCGCGGTGGAGGCCGCGAAGGCCGACGCCGCCGAAGTGATGGTCTGCATGCACGCCTCGGAGAGCGACGACCGGTGCGCGCTCCACCGCGGCACGCGCGTCCGGAAGAACCACACGAGCCGCCGGGACGCCTTCGAGACCGTCGGCGCGGAGCCGCTCGGCTACGTCGACTACGACGAGGCCAGCGAGGACGCGACCGCCGAATCCCGCGGCGTCCAATTCACGAAGGAGTACGCCGAACGCGGCGAAACCGACCTCGACAGCAGCCCCGACCTCGACTCGGACGTAGAACTCGTGAAGTTCACGCCTGGGATGGACGACGCCTTCTTCGACCTCTGCGAGGGCAAGTCCGGCGTGATTATCGAGGGGACGGGCCTCGGCCACGTGCACACGGACTTCATCGACCGCATCGAGGAACTCGTCGAGGACGGCACGACGGTCGTGATGACCAGCCAGTGTCTGGACGGCCGGGTCTGCGACCGCGTCTACGACACGGGCCGGGACCTCCTCGACGCCGGCGTCGTCGAGGGCGAAGACATGCTCCCCGGCACCGCGAAGGTGAAGCTGATGTGGGCACTGGCGAACACCGAGAGCGTCGCGGAGACGATGCGGACGCCGCTCGCGGGCGAAATTACGGACCGCTCGGTCCCGTGGGAATGA
- a CDS encoding GNAT family N-acetyltransferase, translating into MTGDVEIRPAELADYDDVVAFASDTWADRREDGDYIPQVFEDWVASDGPRQRTLVTDTGDDVAAIAQFVLLSEHEAWAQGMRTNPEYRGRGVGSTLVHEGFDWARKQGATVARNMVFSWNVMGLGHSRATGFEPATEFRWVHPEPDADATPNHERTADAHAAWQFWQDSVARDHLRGLTLHPEESWALSELTRDRLAAAADRDALQVVQDDGGTRGFASRSRTYEREEDGEAQTYAEYGVAAWADQSACDSLLDAIAADAASVDADRTRVLIPETAAAVSDVAVTRTEIDDEPDFVLAADLTADYRA; encoded by the coding sequence ATGACCGGAGACGTCGAGATTCGGCCCGCTGAGCTCGCGGACTACGACGACGTGGTGGCGTTCGCCAGTGACACGTGGGCCGACCGCCGTGAGGACGGCGACTACATCCCGCAGGTCTTCGAGGACTGGGTGGCCAGCGACGGCCCGCGCCAGCGAACGCTCGTCACGGACACCGGCGACGACGTCGCCGCAATCGCCCAGTTCGTCCTGCTCTCCGAGCACGAGGCGTGGGCGCAGGGGATGCGCACGAACCCCGAGTACCGCGGCCGGGGCGTCGGCTCGACACTCGTCCACGAAGGCTTCGACTGGGCGCGCAAGCAGGGCGCGACGGTCGCGCGCAACATGGTGTTCTCGTGGAACGTGATGGGGCTCGGGCACTCGCGCGCCACCGGCTTCGAACCCGCGACGGAGTTCCGCTGGGTCCACCCCGAACCCGACGCCGACGCCACCCCGAACCACGAACGCACGGCGGACGCGCACGCCGCGTGGCAGTTCTGGCAGGACAGCGTGGCCCGCGACCACCTCCGGGGGCTGACGCTCCACCCCGAGGAGTCGTGGGCGCTCTCGGAACTCACGCGCGACCGCCTTGCCGCGGCCGCCGACCGCGACGCCCTCCAGGTCGTGCAGGACGACGGGGGTACGCGAGGGTTCGCGTCCCGCTCGCGTACCTACGAACGCGAGGAGGACGGAGAAGCGCAGACGTACGCGGAGTACGGCGTCGCGGCATGGGCCGACCAATCTGCCTGTGACTCGCTGCTCGACGCGATTGCGGCGGACGCCGCGAGCGTCGACGCGGACCGCACGCGCGTGCTGATTCCCGAGACCGCGGCGGCGGTCAGCGACGTCGCGGTCACGCGCACCGAGATCGACGACGAGCCGGACTTCGTGCTGGCCGCCGACCTCACCGCCGACTACCGGGCGTAA
- a CDS encoding glycerophosphodiester phosphodiesterase: MFTIAHRGFAGVAPENTAAAVRAARERADGIEVDVQPVADGTPVVFHDQRLDGDGDSRGVTDAEGFVWDANPETLAAADVLDSGEPVPTLADVADLVPAGVEFHVELKNPGSEDARLGLSGPDAATWRPFVESVADALADCDAPVVLSSFFDGALEAATEVLPDTPRAALCLDTDRGLTRASEFDCRALHAPVDGLSADFVEHAHRDGRTVNAWTVTDWQDAVTCSDAGVDGVIADYPGIVDYAGDPARLA; this comes from the coding sequence ATGTTCACCATCGCCCACCGCGGATTCGCCGGCGTCGCGCCCGAGAACACCGCGGCGGCGGTCCGCGCGGCCCGCGAACGCGCGGACGGCATCGAAGTGGACGTTCAGCCCGTAGCCGACGGTACGCCGGTCGTCTTCCACGACCAGCGCCTCGACGGCGACGGCGACTCGCGCGGCGTCACCGACGCCGAGGGCTTCGTCTGGGACGCCAACCCCGAGACGCTCGCAGCAGCGGACGTGCTCGATAGTGGCGAACCCGTGCCGACGCTGGCCGACGTCGCGGACCTCGTGCCTGCTGGCGTGGAGTTCCACGTCGAACTGAAGAATCCCGGCAGCGAGGACGCCCGCCTCGGCCTCTCCGGGCCGGACGCGGCGACCTGGCGGCCGTTCGTCGAATCCGTCGCGGACGCTCTCGCGGACTGCGACGCGCCGGTCGTGCTCTCCTCCTTCTTCGACGGCGCGCTCGAAGCCGCCACCGAAGTGCTGCCGGACACGCCGCGGGCGGCGCTGTGTCTCGACACCGACCGCGGGCTCACGCGCGCCAGCGAGTTCGACTGCCGCGCGCTCCACGCGCCCGTCGACGGCCTCAGCGCCGACTTCGTCGAGCACGCGCACCGCGACGGCCGCACCGTCAACGCGTGGACCGTCACGGACTGGCAGGACGCCGTCACGTGCAGCGATGCGGGTGTGGACGGCGTCATCGCTGACTACCCTGGCATCGTCGACTACGCCGGCGACCCGGCGCGGCTCGCCTGA
- a CDS encoding ubiquitin-like small modifier protein 1: MEWKLFADLAEVGGDRRITVDESAETVGDALDALLADRPALRDRVLTDDGDIREHINVLRNGENVAHADGLDTELDPDDELALFPPVSGG, translated from the coding sequence ATGGAGTGGAAGCTGTTCGCGGACCTCGCGGAGGTCGGCGGCGACCGCCGAATCACCGTCGACGAGTCGGCGGAGACGGTCGGGGACGCCCTCGACGCCCTGCTCGCCGACCGCCCCGCGCTCCGGGACCGCGTGCTGACCGACGACGGCGACATTCGCGAGCACATCAACGTCCTGCGCAACGGCGAGAACGTCGCCCACGCGGACGGCCTCGACACGGAACTCGACCCGGACGACGAGCTCGCGCTGTTCCCGCCGGTGAGCGGCGGCTGA
- a CDS encoding potassium transporter TrkA, translating into MPVSTTELAQGGGVILAAGVAVAVLAAAFRWYFRQELPSGVALLVNVSVVAFYLNTRVALGQAIAGRTDVLSLDAVVFNLAVFGAALLVAPAARRGGDRVGVQILAATGVRELEGDVGRLVKAVGRAVAVELPEEIADIEGYDPVADDVKAELAGKTLIFPRRLTVEELRERVVTRLKDDYDVGYVDVELADDGTATYLALGSRTAGIGPTLPPGTAAVGVHADPPNAAGPGDLVQVWQPSTETQPAERVATAEIRATREDTVTLSLDEYDARRLAGGDYRLLTLPYEPGADRQFASLLRAADETMVVVTVEAGSDLDGATVATVEGTVVAFRGEAGVSAIPSASRPLAAGDTLYVVARPDVARRVDAAAAADEEPADESPSQ; encoded by the coding sequence ATGCCGGTGTCGACGACCGAACTCGCGCAGGGCGGCGGCGTCATCCTCGCGGCCGGGGTCGCGGTCGCCGTGCTCGCGGCCGCGTTCCGGTGGTACTTCCGGCAGGAACTCCCCTCGGGCGTGGCGCTGCTCGTGAACGTCTCCGTGGTCGCGTTCTACCTCAACACGCGGGTCGCGCTCGGGCAGGCCATCGCCGGCCGCACGGACGTGCTCTCCCTCGACGCCGTCGTGTTCAACCTCGCCGTGTTCGGGGCCGCGCTGCTGGTCGCGCCGGCCGCCCGCCGCGGTGGCGACCGCGTCGGCGTCCAGATTCTGGCCGCGACCGGCGTCCGCGAACTCGAGGGCGACGTCGGCCGGCTCGTGAAAGCCGTGGGGCGCGCGGTCGCGGTCGAACTCCCCGAGGAAATCGCGGACATCGAGGGCTACGACCCGGTCGCCGACGACGTCAAAGCCGAGCTGGCGGGGAAGACGCTCATCTTCCCGCGCCGGCTCACCGTCGAGGAGCTCCGCGAGCGCGTCGTCACGCGACTGAAAGACGACTACGACGTGGGCTACGTCGACGTCGAACTCGCCGACGACGGCACCGCGACCTACCTCGCGCTCGGCAGCCGCACCGCCGGCATCGGGCCGACGCTCCCGCCCGGAACTGCGGCCGTCGGGGTGCACGCGGACCCGCCGAACGCCGCCGGCCCGGGCGACCTCGTACAGGTGTGGCAGCCGAGCACGGAGACGCAGCCCGCCGAACGCGTCGCCACGGCCGAGATTCGTGCGACCCGCGAGGACACCGTGACGCTGTCGCTGGACGAGTACGACGCCCGCAGGCTCGCGGGCGGCGACTACCGCCTGCTCACGCTGCCGTACGAGCCGGGCGCGGACCGCCAGTTCGCGTCCCTGTTGCGGGCCGCCGACGAGACGATGGTCGTCGTCACTGTCGAAGCCGGCAGCGACCTCGACGGCGCGACCGTCGCGACAGTGGAGGGGACCGTCGTCGCATTCCGCGGCGAAGCGGGCGTCTCCGCCATCCCGAGCGCGTCGCGGCCGCTCGCCGCCGGCGACACGCTGTACGTGGTCGCGCGGCCCGATGTCGCGCGCCGCGTGGACGCCGCCGCGGCCGCCGACGAGGAACCGGCCGACGAGTCGCCGAGCCAGTAA
- a CDS encoding potassium channel family protein: MTSTPVQALHGIYLGLLAGVIPALVSFGFGFLFRYVTGLSVPAFGVVVLGVALAGVNGGFLAFADPTITQAANSTTLVVALLVVAMLTFYTHSVGDKMGASLPRRLSLKSLRERTLHTDAIEFVGGRNEVTVSVVGGVRDLEGYPPLPESLRASIHDAEWRFPADLPLSELETRFADRLRSDFDVEEASVTVDEHGRATVAAAPPAAGVSKRTPVGKRAVSVSALVPTGIARGDEVSVLAGEERVDGTVVSAKSGGKPAADPTTPAAEESAETEPAATPAPTTTGGEGRVTVAVQRPDAESLLAADRTRIVVRARGTRREYELLGLLRRGGQRVRRLTLRADTPVVDTTLGEANVRETYGVTVLAGRHDGSWTVAPTGDVALSAGDELFVAGPRRELDAFEEVAK; this comes from the coding sequence ATGACTTCCACTCCCGTGCAGGCGCTGCACGGCATCTATCTCGGGCTGCTGGCTGGCGTGATTCCGGCGCTGGTGTCGTTCGGGTTCGGCTTCCTCTTCCGGTACGTCACCGGGCTCTCCGTGCCCGCGTTCGGTGTCGTGGTGCTGGGCGTCGCGCTCGCGGGGGTCAACGGCGGCTTCCTCGCGTTCGCGGACCCGACAATCACGCAGGCGGCGAATTCGACGACGCTGGTGGTGGCGCTGCTGGTCGTCGCGATGCTGACGTTCTACACGCACTCGGTCGGCGACAAGATGGGCGCGTCGCTCCCGCGTCGGCTCAGCCTGAAGTCGCTGCGCGAGCGCACGCTCCACACCGACGCCATCGAGTTCGTCGGCGGCCGCAACGAGGTCACGGTGAGCGTCGTCGGCGGCGTCCGCGACCTCGAAGGCTACCCGCCGCTGCCGGAGTCGCTGCGCGCGTCGATTCACGACGCGGAGTGGCGCTTCCCCGCTGACCTCCCGCTCTCGGAGCTGGAGACGCGGTTCGCCGACCGCCTGCGGTCGGACTTCGACGTCGAGGAGGCGTCCGTCACCGTCGACGAGCACGGCCGCGCGACCGTCGCCGCAGCGCCGCCCGCCGCGGGCGTCTCCAAGCGCACGCCGGTCGGGAAGCGCGCGGTGTCGGTGAGCGCGCTCGTCCCTACGGGCATCGCGCGCGGCGACGAGGTCTCGGTGCTGGCGGGCGAGGAGCGCGTCGACGGCACCGTCGTCTCCGCGAAGTCCGGCGGGAAACCCGCAGCGGACCCGACCACACCCGCGGCAGAGGAGTCGGCGGAGACCGAACCCGCGGCGACGCCCGCGCCGACGACGACTGGTGGTGAGGGCCGCGTCACCGTCGCCGTGCAGCGGCCGGACGCAGAGTCCCTGCTCGCCGCCGACCGCACGCGCATCGTCGTGCGCGCTCGCGGTACCCGCCGCGAGTACGAACTTCTCGGACTGTTGCGCCGCGGCGGCCAGCGCGTCCGCCGGCTCACGCTCCGCGCGGACACTCCCGTCGTGGACACCACGCTCGGCGAAGCGAACGTGCGGGAGACGTACGGCGTCACGGTGCTGGCGGGCCGCCACGACGGCTCGTGGACGGTCGCTCCGACCGGCGACGTCGCGCTGTCGGCCGGCGACGAGCTGTTCGTCGCCGGGCCGCGCCGTGAACTCGACGCCTTCGAGGAGGTGGCGAAGTGA
- a CDS encoding NAD-binding protein: protein MDVPGVKRVTGRVAVALTLAVAALSVGVGILGIVDPTANFGPFAQYIPPAISQTAGFTGSLTGFLMVMSAFGLRRGLRAAWYSTMVLLPVTAGQGLVQATPYSVPLVVLSFVAFPVLAVARSRFDEPISLSTSAVAAGGALAGVQAYGTIGTYALRGERGFTGVNTMLDAFYYTLVTSSTVGYGDVTPTTQEARLFSLSVLVLGTASFAIALGALLGPALEARFASALGRMTQSDLESLDGHVVVAGYGDLTEPILSELAASGRQLIVLTASDGDASALRERDVNVLVGDPTDEETLDRAGVERARAVVAATNDDGEDALAVLTVRESHPDVRVVAAATEQENEPKLRRAGADVVISPAVIGGRLLARSALGDENAEQEAADVGDEV from the coding sequence ATGGACGTACCGGGCGTGAAGCGAGTGACCGGACGGGTGGCTGTCGCGTTGACCCTCGCGGTCGCCGCGCTGTCGGTCGGCGTCGGCATCCTCGGCATCGTCGACCCGACCGCGAACTTCGGACCGTTCGCCCAGTACATTCCGCCCGCAATCAGTCAGACCGCGGGGTTCACCGGCTCGCTCACCGGCTTCCTGATGGTGATGAGCGCGTTCGGGCTGCGCCGCGGCCTCCGGGCGGCGTGGTACTCGACGATGGTGTTGCTCCCGGTCACCGCCGGCCAGGGGCTCGTGCAGGCGACGCCGTACTCGGTGCCGCTGGTCGTGCTGTCATTCGTCGCGTTCCCCGTGCTCGCCGTCGCGCGCAGCCGCTTCGACGAGCCGATTTCGCTGTCCACGAGCGCGGTCGCGGCGGGCGGCGCGCTCGCCGGCGTGCAGGCGTACGGCACCATCGGGACGTACGCGCTCCGCGGCGAGCGCGGGTTCACGGGCGTGAACACGATGCTGGACGCGTTCTACTACACGCTCGTCACCTCCAGCACCGTCGGCTACGGCGACGTCACCCCGACCACGCAGGAGGCGCGGCTGTTCTCGCTGTCCGTGCTCGTACTCGGCACCGCGAGTTTCGCCATCGCGCTCGGCGCGCTGCTCGGCCCCGCCCTCGAAGCCCGGTTCGCGAGCGCCCTCGGACGCATGACACAGAGCGACCTAGAGTCCCTCGACGGCCACGTGGTCGTCGCGGGCTACGGCGACCTGACGGAACCGATTCTGAGCGAACTCGCCGCCAGCGGCCGCCAGCTCATCGTGTTGACCGCCAGCGACGGTGACGCGTCCGCGCTCCGCGAGCGCGACGTGAACGTACTCGTCGGCGACCCCACCGACGAGGAAACCCTCGACCGCGCGGGCGTCGAACGCGCGCGAGCGGTCGTCGCGGCGACCAACGACGACGGCGAGGACGCGCTCGCGGTGCTCACCGTCCGCGAGAGCCACCCCGACGTACGCGTCGTCGCCGCCGCCACGGAGCAGGAGAACGAGCCGAAGCTCCGGCGCGCGGGTGCGGACGTCGTCATCAGCCCCGCGGTCATCGGCGGCCGGCTGCTCGCACGCTCCGCACTCGGCGACGAGAACGCTGAACAGGAGGCCGCCGACGTGGGCGACGAAGTGTAG